One Brachyspira suanatina DNA segment encodes these proteins:
- a CDS encoding DHH family phosphoesterase, with the protein MENNKLNVSKKEIIDRLSKSESVTITGHRNPDCDCICSGLGLSLIIKNIFGKDAYVVNTDKRQRDLQNVLFVDKVIFEVNENTLPKKDVLVVLDSGDIDRIGWISEILNEYNEVIFIDHHKVRNINGVTMFYDDTTAGATCEIIVDIFQDYLEKFDHNIATLLYCGICTDTGSFIFSNTTDRTLLYGSQLMKVGIIQENLGNVVRKRYTKNDVAALMEIYRTMVIDDKNKIGYICLGDKICGTNMKELAVSASDTIIQMDDVLIGFIIHEGEDSFRVSIRSRCPKNIREVAESFGGGGHPKASGFTVSKKDYTKENLVKEINDKLIDLLAS; encoded by the coding sequence ATGGAAAATAATAAATTAAATGTATCAAAAAAAGAAATAATAGACAGGCTCTCAAAGTCTGAAAGTGTTACCATTACAGGTCATAGAAATCCGGATTGCGATTGTATATGTTCAGGACTTGGTTTATCTTTAATCATTAAAAATATATTTGGTAAAGATGCTTATGTTGTAAATACAGATAAGAGGCAGAGAGATTTGCAGAATGTTCTTTTTGTTGATAAAGTGATTTTTGAAGTTAATGAAAATACTTTGCCTAAGAAAGATGTTTTAGTTGTGCTAGATTCAGGAGATATAGATAGGATAGGTTGGATTTCTGAAATATTAAATGAGTATAATGAAGTAATATTTATAGATCATCATAAAGTTAGAAATATTAATGGCGTTACTATGTTTTATGATGATACTACTGCTGGTGCTACTTGCGAGATAATAGTTGATATATTTCAAGATTATTTAGAAAAGTTTGATCATAATATAGCAACACTTCTTTACTGCGGTATTTGTACTGATACAGGAAGTTTTATATTCAGCAATACAACAGATAGAACTTTGCTTTATGGTTCTCAATTAATGAAAGTAGGAATCATACAGGAAAATCTTGGAAATGTTGTTAGAAAGAGATATACTAAAAATGATGTAGCTGCTTTGATGGAAATATACAGAACTATGGTGATAGATGATAAAAATAAAATAGGATATATATGTTTGGGTGACAAGATTTGCGGAACTAATATGAAAGAGCTTGCTGTTAGTGCTTCTGATACGATTATTCAGATGGATGATGTATTAATTGGTTTTATAATCCATGAGGGAGAAGATAGTTTTAGAGTTAGTATTAGAAGCAGATGTCCTAAAAATATTAGAGAGGTTGCTGAAAGTTTTGGAGGCGGAGGACATCCTAAAGCATCAGGTTTTACTGTATCAAAAAAAGATTACACTAAAGAAAATTTAGTAAAAGAAATAAATGATAAATTGATTGATTTATTAGCTTCATAA
- the rbfA gene encoding 30S ribosome-binding factor RbfA, with product MSSHRILRVNENIKQTLSMIIMREIEDPRIKNNLVTITKVDTAKDLKNAKVYFVCLHEDKQNEVLNGLNSAKGVIFSYLKKQLTIRYVPNLTFHYDKNLIETNKVLTDIKNLDIPEEIPEEN from the coding sequence ATGTCCTCACATAGAATACTTAGAGTAAATGAAAATATTAAGCAGACTCTCTCTATGATTATAATGAGAGAGATAGAAGATCCTAGAATAAAAAATAATCTTGTAACTATCACCAAAGTAGATACTGCTAAAGATTTAAAGAATGCCAAAGTATATTTTGTATGCTTGCATGAAGATAAGCAAAATGAAGTTCTTAACGGACTTAATAGTGCTAAAGGTGTAATATTTTCTTATCTCAAAAAACAGCTTACTATTAGGTATGTTCCAAATTTAACTTTTCATTATGATAAAAATCTAATAGAAACAAATAAAGTTTTAACTGATATAAAAAATTTGGATATACCGGAAGAAATTCCTGAAGAAAATTAA
- a CDS encoding chemotaxis protein CheW: MSSAISNQILVFKINNELYGIDILKVQEILNFMQPSPIPNCPDYLKGIINLRGTIILVIDLRARFHFDEPMNPENCVIVVVAIGDKKYGLVVDSVSDVLTINNENIQEDIDMHVGIDSRYIMGLVKANEQMIILVDIDKVFIKDELDDLTNAVNNSIVK; the protein is encoded by the coding sequence ATGAGCAGTGCCATATCAAATCAAATACTTGTATTTAAGATAAATAACGAATTATACGGAATAGATATATTAAAAGTTCAGGAAATATTAAACTTTATGCAGCCTTCTCCAATTCCGAATTGTCCTGATTATTTGAAAGGTATTATTAATTTGAGAGGTACTATAATTCTTGTTATAGATTTAAGAGCAAGATTCCATTTTGATGAACCTATGAATCCTGAAAACTGCGTAATTGTAGTTGTAGCTATAGGCGATAAAAAATATGGTTTGGTTGTTGACTCTGTATCAGACGTTCTTACTATAAATAACGAAAATATTCAAGAAGATATAGATATGCATGTGGGAATAGACAGCAGATATATAATGGGCTTAGTTAAAGCTAATGAACAAATGATTATTTTAGTTGATATAGATAAAGTATTCATTAAAGATGAGCTTGATGATTTGACTAATGCTGTTAATAATTCTATAGTAAAATAA
- a CDS encoding metallophosphoesterase family protein — MAKLLISSDLHLSLQEKEYSLSVLDEIIEYAKDYDALMLLGDTFNTFEDLQGLKDIFSKKVEDYQKEVYLLKGNHENLKAKGITLNKLKFPENVIVIEDISFFNIDNLDIIALPYSEKYIIDNDINKKIESLNADNRIVIAHGIVEGTLWAIEENEETASIPIDIIKKIDPNIAIVGHIHKQMEVNIENIEIIYTGSARVWRRSKSEMGIRRCLAIDTANNSIKKTFINIKNAGVYRVYESNIYNISNIEQKASAWDINDIIDINIYGIAEDENELDEKINNIKNKYSKYVRDFNIKTSDIFLLENAYNESIIKEFLSIADEYEFNTNNEEDLEIVEIAKRIGIEKLYTALQNNKR, encoded by the coding sequence ATGGCTAAATTATTAATATCAAGCGACTTACATCTTAGCTTACAGGAAAAAGAATACTCACTTTCTGTACTAGATGAGATAATAGAATATGCAAAAGATTATGATGCTTTAATGCTTCTTGGCGACACTTTCAATACATTTGAAGATCTGCAAGGATTAAAAGATATATTTTCAAAAAAAGTGGAAGATTATCAAAAAGAAGTATATTTACTTAAAGGCAATCATGAAAACTTAAAAGCTAAAGGCATAACATTAAATAAATTAAAATTTCCTGAAAATGTTATAGTCATAGAAGATATAAGCTTTTTTAATATTGACAACCTTGATATTATAGCACTTCCCTACAGTGAAAAATATATTATAGATAATGATATAAATAAAAAAATAGAAAGTTTAAATGCTGATAACAGAATAGTAATAGCTCATGGTATAGTTGAAGGCACATTGTGGGCTATAGAAGAAAATGAAGAGACTGCAAGCATCCCTATAGATATAATAAAAAAGATAGATCCAAATATAGCAATAGTAGGACATATACATAAACAAATGGAAGTTAATATTGAAAATATAGAAATAATATACACAGGTTCTGCTAGAGTTTGGAGAAGAAGCAAATCAGAAATGGGTATAAGAAGATGCTTAGCTATTGATACTGCTAACAATTCTATAAAAAAAACATTTATAAATATAAAAAATGCCGGAGTATATAGAGTGTATGAAAGCAATATTTATAATATATCAAATATAGAACAAAAAGCATCCGCTTGGGATATAAATGATATTATAGACATAAATATTTATGGAATAGCTGAAGATGAAAATGAACTTGATGAAAAAATAAATAATATAAAAAATAAATATTCAAAATATGTAAGAGATTTTAATATAAAAACTTCGGATATATTTTTGCTTGAAAATGCTTACAATGAAAGCATTATAAAAGAGTTTTTATCAATAGCAGATGAATATGAATTTAATACTAATAATGAAGAAGATTTAGAAATAGTTGAAATTGCAAAAAGAATAGGCATAGAAAAACTATATACCGCCTTACAAAATAATAAAAGATAA
- a CDS encoding ATP-binding protein, whose product MILNLNKFGKFKNKSFEISDNLTLFYGENESGKTTIFDSLMLLFSENKKTSSFAKQIKLRYGDDIDINTEPEIDESIKLHPQSYNNLYSIRQSEIIFEMSDSKKDSKDWESEIKKKLFASDIDVGKIISEIKAEHSGKSQTAIPAQLKNTKYRNEEIEEELNDLYSKADTEVNKKDKLKELDELLKESNNILKEKIDEYNKLNAVREEKNKAKEKNHLLNINTMIHDFYKKDQFIKENINLRDDHSKTINALSGKIDESENKISYLKGKIESLQKSSEEKNKTDYQSIMLRIDKAIKKIDALKEKNNKIPKIVFLAAVVLVSALLSLYFKNPYWFLIILPSIPFLLIKEGKNDKSINDILDSLPELDINSDNLELSALKDILLRELAKIELILEKNDDEELENYKKELEEAVINLENHQKELNNFFNKLNVKNKENYYEIKSNFDNVYKSTEELFKKLMIEAKKFGFKDIKTLEANCNRILKELDEKGVNPDDFNEMEMKALENKLRELEREINSIKENMNKVISNASYIQGELNSSDDVHKEIINLESEFAENNEEIKNLNKRKKALELLENMLSKINKKNDDIFNSLSNDAELLYNHITGKSLSDNGISMSGFDKNKIIVKDKQNEMRNVELLSSATKDAVYIAMRLSILSKIHEKGRLILLDDPFITFDNKRTKEALSFIREYSKKYNIPIAIFTKDIFIRDIMKNYEEAIIHELS is encoded by the coding sequence ATGATATTAAATTTAAATAAATTCGGAAAGTTTAAAAATAAATCTTTTGAAATATCTGATAATCTTACACTATTTTACGGAGAAAATGAATCAGGTAAAACTACTATATTTGATTCTTTGATGTTATTATTTTCAGAAAACAAAAAAACTTCATCATTCGCAAAACAAATAAAATTACGATACGGCGATGATATAGATATAAATACAGAACCAGAAATAGATGAAAGTATAAAACTTCATCCTCAATCATATAATAATTTATACTCTATAAGACAAAGCGAAATAATATTTGAAATGTCCGACAGTAAAAAAGATTCTAAAGATTGGGAAAGTGAGATAAAGAAAAAATTATTTGCTTCAGATATAGATGTAGGCAAAATAATATCAGAAATAAAAGCTGAACATTCTGGAAAATCACAAACTGCAATACCTGCACAATTAAAAAATACAAAATACAGAAATGAAGAAATAGAAGAAGAACTTAATGATTTATACAGTAAAGCTGATACAGAAGTTAATAAAAAAGATAAATTAAAAGAACTTGATGAATTATTAAAAGAAAGCAATAATATTTTAAAAGAAAAAATTGATGAATACAATAAATTAAATGCTGTAAGAGAAGAAAAAAATAAAGCAAAAGAAAAAAATCATTTATTAAATATCAATACAATGATACATGATTTTTATAAAAAGGATCAATTCATAAAAGAGAATATCAATTTAAGAGATGATCATTCAAAAACTATCAATGCTCTAAGCGGAAAAATAGATGAAAGCGAAAATAAAATTTCATATTTAAAAGGAAAAATAGAATCTCTTCAAAAATCTTCAGAAGAAAAAAATAAAACAGATTATCAAAGCATAATGCTTAGAATAGATAAAGCAATAAAAAAAATAGATGCTTTAAAAGAAAAAAATAATAAAATACCAAAGATAGTATTTTTGGCAGCTGTTGTTTTAGTATCAGCATTGCTTAGTTTATATTTCAAAAATCCGTATTGGTTTTTAATAATACTTCCTTCAATACCATTCTTACTCATCAAAGAAGGTAAAAATGATAAATCTATAAATGATATATTAGACTCTCTTCCTGAACTAGATATAAACTCTGACAATTTAGAACTATCCGCTTTAAAAGATATATTACTTAGAGAATTGGCAAAAATAGAATTAATACTTGAAAAAAATGATGATGAAGAATTAGAAAATTATAAAAAAGAATTGGAAGAAGCTGTAATTAATTTAGAAAATCATCAAAAAGAATTAAATAATTTCTTTAATAAACTAAATGTAAAAAACAAAGAAAATTATTATGAAATAAAAAGTAATTTTGATAATGTATACAAAAGCACTGAAGAATTATTTAAAAAACTAATGATAGAAGCAAAAAAATTCGGATTCAAAGATATAAAAACATTAGAAGCTAATTGTAATAGAATATTAAAAGAGCTTGATGAAAAAGGAGTCAATCCTGATGATTTTAATGAAATGGAAATGAAAGCATTAGAAAATAAATTAAGAGAATTAGAAAGAGAAATCAATTCTATAAAAGAAAATATGAATAAAGTTATATCTAATGCTTCATATATTCAGGGGGAGCTTAACAGCAGCGATGATGTTCACAAAGAAATAATAAATCTTGAGAGTGAGTTTGCAGAAAATAATGAAGAGATAAAAAATTTAAACAAAAGAAAAAAAGCATTAGAACTTCTTGAAAATATGCTTTCAAAAATAAATAAAAAAAATGATGATATATTCAATTCTCTTTCAAACGATGCAGAACTTCTATATAATCATATAACAGGTAAAAGTCTATCTGATAATGGAATTTCAATGTCTGGATTCGATAAAAATAAAATAATTGTAAAAGATAAGCAAAATGAAATGAGAAATGTAGAATTATTATCTTCTGCCACAAAAGATGCTGTTTATATAGCTATGCGTCTATCTATACTTTCTAAAATACATGAAAAAGGAAGATTAATACTATTAGATGATCCATTTATAACATTTGATAATAAAAGAACAAAAGAAGCATTATCATTTATAAGAGAATATTCAAAAAAATATAATATTCCTATAGCAATATTCACAAAAGATATATTCATAAGAGATATTATGAAAAATTATGAAGAAGCTATTATACATGAATTATCTTAA
- a CDS encoding NYN domain-containing protein: MKRIGIYIDLENVSHLSYEVNFEQMFNNIFSFYKNNLKDKEILYSIKKAYGDAKSIKKYSKKLRDMHIDIVYSVPVNKAKNMADMISSIDAFEDFVINKKIDIVIFVSRDVDYTVVMDRLSRYGAIVGIVTVFDNSKRNIFKNSCNHIFKIEDYKLAEKHENETKKEENNIDKIEFLTFFYNRVLEIYNIQNTETVKMSISDICNKINEDFNFDKGKSAIEQTQFKKMKNVLKYLNHNGIETAINNDDFYINQINTFKNVMSKILNLTSCEISEKNFILAFKEIISNYEENAVISLANTMNEINKKFKIGNNSSAVKNTKFKKPSKFIDYIIKKDIPIELTNKGNSFMMKDKNKVLEILENIHNE; this comes from the coding sequence ATGAAAAGAATAGGTATATATATAGACTTAGAAAATGTATCACATTTAAGCTATGAAGTTAATTTTGAACAAATGTTTAATAATATATTTTCTTTTTATAAGAATAATTTAAAAGATAAAGAAATACTATATTCTATAAAAAAAGCTTATGGTGATGCAAAATCTATAAAAAAATATTCTAAAAAACTAAGAGATATGCATATAGATATCGTTTATTCTGTGCCTGTTAATAAAGCTAAAAATATGGCTGATATGATATCATCAATAGATGCATTTGAAGATTTTGTAATAAATAAAAAAATTGATATAGTAATATTTGTAAGCAGAGATGTTGATTATACTGTAGTTATGGATAGACTTTCAAGATATGGCGCCATTGTTGGAATAGTAACAGTATTTGATAATTCTAAAAGAAATATATTCAAAAATTCATGCAATCATATATTCAAAATTGAGGATTATAAATTAGCAGAAAAACATGAAAATGAAACTAAGAAAGAAGAAAATAATATAGATAAAATAGAATTTTTAACTTTCTTTTATAATAGAGTACTAGAAATATATAATATACAAAATACAGAAACAGTAAAGATGTCAATATCAGATATATGCAATAAAATAAATGAAGACTTTAATTTTGACAAAGGTAAAAGTGCTATAGAACAAACACAATTCAAAAAAATGAAAAATGTTCTTAAATATTTAAATCATAATGGAATAGAAACTGCAATTAATAATGATGATTTTTATATTAATCAAATAAATACATTCAAAAATGTAATGTCTAAAATTTTGAATTTAACCAGTTGTGAAATTAGCGAGAAAAATTTCATATTAGCTTTCAAAGAAATAATTTCTAATTATGAAGAAAATGCTGTTATTTCTCTTGCTAACACTATGAATGAGATAAATAAAAAATTTAAAATAGGCAATAATTCTAGTGCTGTAAAAAATACAAAATTTAAAAAACCAAGTAAATTTATAGACTATATAATTAAAAAGGATATTCCTATTGAACTTACAAATAAAGGAAACAGTTTTATGATGAAAGATAAAAACAAAGTATTAGAAATATTAGAAAATATACATAATGAATAA
- a CDS encoding prephenate dehydrogenase, with protein MSNITVIGMGLMGGSLIKALKLSNQNYNIYAIDTNKENIESALKEDYILKGYSNYDNIKELIELSDIIMICTIPSIAIDIINKYKHLIDNSKILSDFCGVKTDIFNNTKDKKYVGLHTMAGKEKGGYINSSETLFKNSNAIIVNNENANENDINIIEKLSKDIGCLKIKKTTAQKHDEMIAFTSQLMHIVACGIVNHDHFLPSIGFEGNSLGDHTRVGTIDANMWSELFLYNSYYLYDSLDKYIKCLNDFKDALKNKNRDELKRLMQHSNNTKKEWLDLKNEN; from the coding sequence ATGTCAAATATAACAGTTATCGGAATGGGATTAATGGGCGGTTCTTTAATTAAAGCATTAAAGTTAAGCAATCAAAATTACAATATATATGCCATAGATACAAATAAAGAAAATATAGAATCAGCTTTAAAAGAAGATTATATATTAAAAGGATATTCTAATTATGATAATATAAAAGAGCTTATTGAACTATCTGATATTATTATGATATGCACAATTCCGTCAATAGCAATAGATATAATAAATAAATATAAACATTTAATTGATAATAGTAAAATATTATCAGATTTCTGCGGAGTTAAAACTGATATTTTTAATAATACAAAAGATAAAAAATATGTTGGGCTTCATACTATGGCTGGTAAGGAAAAAGGCGGATATATAAACTCCTCTGAAACTCTTTTCAAAAACTCAAATGCCATAATAGTAAATAATGAAAATGCCAATGAAAATGATATAAATATAATAGAAAAACTTTCAAAGGATATAGGCTGCTTAAAAATAAAAAAAACAACAGCACAAAAACATGATGAAATGATAGCTTTTACTAGTCAGCTTATGCATATAGTGGCATGCGGTATAGTTAATCATGATCATTTTTTGCCTTCGATTGGATTTGAAGGAAACAGCTTGGGAGATCATACAAGGGTTGGTACAATAGACGCTAATATGTGGAGCGAATTATTTTTATATAACAGTTATTATTTATATGATTCTTTAGATAAATATATTAAATGCTTAAATGATTTCAAAGATGCTTTAAAAAATAAAAATAGAGATGAATTAAAAAGACTTATGCAGCATTCAAATAATACAAAAAAAGAATGGCTGGATTTAAAAAATGAAAATTAA
- a CDS encoding M24 family metallopeptidase, which translates to MNTNRLNRVINSMKEKDIYQFVITDRMSIYYLTNINIHSGERFLGLYINQDNEVHLINNQLFPLNNNDIDILYYSDTESAVKKLSKFVHKDKNIGIDKVMTSNFLLEMMELDIAKKYINASSCIDYVRMQKDEEEIKKMIKASEINDKSMKDIIDFVRVGMKEIDALEELKLIYKRNGADGGFSFTPIIAFAENATNPHYSTGNTVIGDNGCLVIDMGCMHDGYCSDMTRTIFFGEPNDEAKKIYNTVKTANERAIYKVKEGLKFSDIDNEARSYITKNGYGEYFTHRTGHCIGMDVHEYGYVSSVHHALLKEGMIFSIEPGIYCADKKTGVRIEDLIVVTKDGHKNLNSFTKEMIIK; encoded by the coding sequence ATGAATACTAATAGATTAAACAGAGTTATTAACTCTATGAAAGAAAAAGATATTTATCAATTTGTTATAACAGACAGAATGTCTATATATTATCTTACAAATATTAATATACATTCAGGAGAAAGATTTTTAGGACTTTATATTAATCAGGATAATGAAGTTCATCTTATTAATAATCAACTTTTTCCATTAAATAATAATGATATAGATATTTTATATTATTCAGATACAGAAAGTGCTGTAAAAAAATTATCTAAATTTGTACATAAAGATAAAAATATTGGTATAGATAAGGTTATGACTTCCAATTTCTTACTTGAGATGATGGAATTAGATATAGCAAAAAAATATATAAATGCCTCTTCATGCATAGATTATGTAAGAATGCAAAAGGATGAAGAAGAGATAAAAAAGATGATTAAAGCTTCAGAAATCAATGATAAAAGTATGAAAGATATCATTGATTTTGTAAGAGTAGGTATGAAAGAAATTGATGCTTTAGAAGAATTAAAACTTATATATAAAAGAAACGGAGCAGATGGAGGATTTTCATTCACGCCTATAATAGCTTTTGCAGAGAATGCTACTAATCCTCATTATTCTACAGGCAATACTGTAATAGGGGATAATGGATGTTTAGTTATTGATATGGGATGTATGCATGACGGATATTGTTCAGATATGACTAGGACTATATTTTTCGGAGAGCCTAACGATGAAGCTAAAAAAATATACAATACAGTAAAAACTGCTAATGAAAGAGCCATTTATAAAGTAAAAGAAGGATTAAAATTTTCAGATATAGATAATGAAGCACGTTCTTATATTACAAAAAATGGATATGGAGAATATTTTACTCATAGAACAGGTCATTGTATAGGTATGGATGTTCATGAATATGGATATGTTAGTTCTGTTCATCATGCATTATTAAAAGAGGGTATGATATTTTCAATAGAGCCAGGTATTTATTGTGCTGATAAAAAGACAGGAGTAAGAATAGAGGATTTGATAGTTGTAACCAAAGATGGGCATAAAAATTTAAATAGCTTTACAAAAGAAATGATTATAAAATAA
- a CDS encoding DMT family transporter — protein sequence MKKFIPILPILSGIFWGGGGIFIRRLMELNINSFTVVSSRVIVASIIFFICVFLYDRSLIKIKLKDLWIFVSAGILGILGLNICYNEAVKQLSLSLSAVLLSLSPIFVLIFANIFFKEKITVKKIICMILALLGCFFASGVLETNETMRWTYFGIFIGFLGAFFYGLYSIFSKLAIIKNYNTLTVTLYALISIAIISLPFTDWKALSNVVVENGSGMLVFMLFHSLCTSVFPYAFFTIALGHMDAGKASILASGEPIAAMFFGIFFYHEIPTVLSVIGVLLTLTALTLLSLPEKNK from the coding sequence ATGAAAAAGTTTATACCTATTCTTCCTATATTATCCGGTATATTTTGGGGAGGCGGCGGAATATTTATAAGAAGACTTATGGAATTGAATATTAATAGTTTTACTGTTGTTTCTTCAAGAGTTATTGTAGCAAGCATAATATTTTTTATATGTGTGTTTTTATATGACAGATCTTTAATAAAAATAAAATTAAAAGATTTATGGATATTCGTTTCAGCTGGCATACTTGGAATATTGGGACTTAATATTTGTTATAATGAGGCAGTGAAGCAATTATCATTATCTTTATCTGCTGTACTTTTGAGTTTATCTCCTATATTTGTTTTGATATTTGCTAATATATTTTTTAAAGAGAAAATCACTGTAAAAAAAATTATTTGTATGATATTAGCATTGCTTGGCTGTTTCTTTGCAAGCGGAGTACTTGAAACTAATGAAACTATGCGTTGGACATATTTCGGTATATTTATAGGTTTTTTAGGAGCATTTTTTTACGGACTTTACAGTATATTTTCTAAACTTGCTATAATAAAAAATTATAATACATTAACAGTTACTTTATATGCATTAATAAGTATAGCTATAATATCATTGCCTTTTACTGATTGGAAAGCACTTTCAAATGTTGTAGTAGAAAATGGTTCTGGTATGTTGGTTTTTATGCTTTTTCATTCTCTTTGTACATCAGTATTTCCTTATGCATTTTTTACTATAGCTTTAGGACATATGGATGCTGGAAAGGCTTCTATATTGGCTTCAGGCGAACCTATAGCGGCAATGTTTTTCGGAATATTCTTTTATCATGAAATACCTACTGTACTTTCTGTTATAGGCGTATTATTAACATTGACTGCTTTGACTTTGCTTAGTTTGCCTGAAAAAAATAAATAG
- a CDS encoding tetratricopeptide repeat protein, whose amino-acid sequence MIDDFYKLANEAFDAGNYEKSIEYYDKLIFYNGDNAEIYNCRGLAKNKLGKYKAALKDFNTALKLDNNNADIYYNKGLTEYDIGDYEKAIKDYTKSIKLDNTISDVYNNRGLCYGALGEFEKAIEDFTCAIKLNKNDAELYYNRGLSKSNLEDYKNALDDYDKAIEINPKYSNAYNSRGNAKNELNYNEEDIIADYDKAIEIDNNINAYYNKALYYNTNENYEKALNLYNKVLEIDEYYIEAYGNRAIVLYNLNKNEEAIKDCDKAIELDSEYWLLYFNRAEIKLEVAQKNIDDFKKLNDEAFEDINKSYELALEDEDNLNEFKDYVLELANKNFEAAIKFCKEHKLL is encoded by the coding sequence ATGATTGATGATTTTTACAAATTAGCAAATGAAGCATTCGATGCAGGAAATTATGAAAAGTCAATAGAATATTATGATAAACTAATATTTTATAATGGAGATAATGCGGAAATTTATAATTGCAGAGGACTTGCAAAGAACAAGCTAGGTAAATATAAAGCTGCATTAAAAGATTTTAATACTGCTTTGAAATTAGATAATAATAATGCAGATATATATTATAATAAGGGTTTAACTGAATATGATATTGGTGATTATGAGAAAGCCATTAAAGATTACACTAAAAGTATAAAACTTGATAATACCATTAGCGATGTTTATAATAATAGAGGCTTATGTTATGGAGCATTAGGAGAATTTGAAAAGGCTATTGAAGATTTTACTTGTGCTATAAAATTAAATAAAAATGATGCAGAACTTTACTATAATAGAGGACTTTCAAAATCTAATTTAGAAGATTATAAAAATGCATTAGATGATTACGATAAAGCTATTGAAATAAATCCTAAGTACAGTAATGCCTATAATAGCAGAGGAAATGCAAAAAATGAACTAAATTATAATGAAGAAGATATTATAGCAGATTATGATAAAGCTATAGAAATTGATAATAATATAAATGCTTATTATAATAAGGCATTATATTATAATACTAATGAAAATTATGAGAAGGCTTTAAATCTTTATAATAAAGTATTAGAGATAGATGAGTATTATATAGAGGCTTATGGAAATAGGGCTATTGTTTTATATAACTTAAATAAAAACGAGGAAGCTATTAAAGATTGCGATAAAGCTATTGAGTTAGATAGTGAGTATTGGCTTTTATATTTTAATAGGGCAGAAATTAAACTTGAAGTTGCTCAAAAAAATATTGATGATTTCAAAAAATTAAATGATGAAGCATTTGAAGATATAAATAAATCTTATGAGTTAGCTTTAGAAGATGAAGATAATTTAAATGAATTTAAAGATTATGTATTAGAATTAGCGAATAAAAATTTTGAAGCAGCAATTAAATTTTGTAAGGAGCATAAATTATTATGA